One Pseudodesulfovibrio cashew DNA window includes the following coding sequences:
- a CDS encoding zinc dependent phospholipase C family protein produces the protein MPKELIHFTVAERTAARLIGTRFGPCLASSQAGLLLGAVFHDALFYAVSPGAKPLESLAHVMHGADGQDTFALIRAQAGHAAQAENRKLPAALLAGMVSHLFADAAMHPMVYHFSGDYYANGENARSLARQRHRAMESLMDMAACPEKIGTPDYRLSALLRRCPDLFREGLPMQTLTEWASLPVQETQKQLSRAWRVFALLQRFYPMSLPARLLFALRHRLPRVLAETGMLFYAPQLKRQLPRLEASISYLHPVTGERLHASLDTLMDQAAAKAAALCHAMEPAVFEGAPLSLPEAGPSMDAGLSNTSTEAMLYFAEPPFPDLE, from the coding sequence GTGCCCAAGGAACTGATCCACTTCACCGTAGCCGAAAGAACCGCCGCCCGCCTGATCGGCACGAGGTTCGGCCCATGCCTTGCCTCTAGCCAGGCTGGCCTGCTGCTCGGCGCTGTATTCCACGACGCCCTCTTCTATGCGGTCTCGCCAGGCGCCAAGCCGCTGGAGTCCCTGGCCCACGTCATGCACGGCGCCGACGGCCAGGATACCTTCGCCCTCATCCGCGCCCAGGCAGGTCATGCGGCGCAAGCCGAGAACAGGAAGCTCCCAGCGGCCCTGCTGGCGGGCATGGTCTCGCACCTCTTCGCCGACGCGGCCATGCACCCCATGGTCTATCATTTCTCCGGCGACTACTATGCCAACGGGGAGAACGCCCGTTCCCTGGCGCGCCAACGCCACCGCGCCATGGAAAGCCTCATGGACATGGCAGCCTGCCCGGAAAAAATCGGCACCCCGGATTATCGCCTGTCCGCGCTGCTCCGCCGTTGCCCCGACCTGTTTCGAGAAGGACTTCCAATGCAGACCCTCACAGAGTGGGCATCACTCCCCGTGCAGGAAACCCAAAAGCAACTCTCACGGGCATGGCGCGTCTTCGCCCTGCTCCAGCGGTTCTATCCCATGTCCCTCCCGGCCCGCCTGCTCTTCGCCCTGCGACATCGCCTTCCGAGAGTTCTTGCTGAAACCGGCATGCTTTTCTACGCGCCGCAATTGAAACGGCAGTTGCCTCGGCTGGAGGCCTCCATCAGCTATCTCCACCCGGTGACCGGCGAAAGGCTGCACGCCTCGCTGGACACACTCATGGACCAGGCTGCCGCAAAGGCAGCAGCCCTGTGCCACGCCATGGAACCGGCAGTGTTTGAAGGCGCACCCCTCTCTCTGCCTGAAGCCGGGCCGTCCATGGACGCCGGGCTTTCGAACACGTCCACCGAGGCCATGCTGTACTTCGCCGAACCGCCGTTTCCCGACCTGGAGTAA
- a CDS encoding AsmA family protein — translation MKKFILIGGGVVVIGVIAVIVLTILNLGSIIKTATETYGPKITKTEVKLDNADISILSGSGSLDGFLLGNPAGFNMPSAIECDTIRVKVNTDSLTSDKIIIEEIYVDGPVISYEKKGKTDNFQTIVNNIKKTVASDEKAAKKEDTASETGSEKKIQINNFIVKNGKINLGGSLLNAFGDKGVGIDLPDIHLKDIGKEKETSPAEAFAIVLGEMTGDVTGSVTQVGKQLTETLGKAVEGASGAASEATEGLGKTVKGLFGD, via the coding sequence ATGAAAAAATTCATACTCATCGGCGGAGGCGTTGTCGTGATCGGCGTCATTGCCGTCATCGTGCTGACAATTCTCAACCTCGGTTCCATTATCAAGACGGCCACGGAAACCTATGGCCCGAAGATCACCAAAACGGAAGTCAAACTCGACAACGCGGACATCTCCATCCTGTCCGGTTCAGGCTCGCTGGACGGCTTCCTGCTGGGCAACCCCGCTGGATTCAACATGCCCAGCGCCATCGAATGCGACACCATCCGCGTCAAGGTAAACACCGACTCCCTGACCTCGGACAAGATCATCATCGAAGAAATTTATGTGGACGGCCCGGTCATCAGCTATGAAAAGAAGGGCAAGACCGACAACTTCCAGACCATCGTCAACAACATCAAGAAGACCGTTGCCAGCGATGAAAAGGCCGCCAAGAAGGAAGACACCGCGAGCGAGACCGGCTCTGAAAAGAAAATCCAGATCAACAACTTCATCGTCAAGAACGGAAAGATCAACCTGGGCGGCTCTCTGCTCAACGCCTTCGGAGACAAGGGTGTGGGCATCGACCTGCCCGACATCCACCTGAAGGATATCGGCAAGGAAAAGGAGACCTCCCCGGCCGAGGCGTTCGCCATCGTGCTCGGCGAGATGACCGGCGACGTGACCGGCTCGGTCACCCAAGTGGGCAAGCAGCTCACGGAAACCCTGGGCAAGGCCGTTGAAGGCGCTTCCGGCGCTGCCTCCGAGGCTACCGAGGGCCTCGGCAAGACCGTAAAGGGGTTGTTCGGCGACTAG
- a CDS encoding CgeB family protein has product MTKLEYIAEPVETENTLTDIRLHVQGKTWHLWGRSGTEREAELAAKVEPGTLPVLLGAGLGHAAESLLKRGLPVAIVDREDAIDSVTGFRQRFEGSENLLLIDEPDPRMVLERLSLWREENGGQPLAPVILPLYLRLDRDYYGALAEALKAAAKTDFWSQARYPKFQDTTPKVLFFDANYFLCGEIRSALDKLAIPYRVMELEGGPTGSNAFIEELLSTVVDFRPDFVLTVNHFGLDREGRLAELLGDLGLPLASWFVDNPHLILHEYARPATDNTALFTYDAGNLQLLHDKGFDNVHYLPLATDPDRFKLRFGDTAPHEWPCDISFVGNSMASPVARCLEDAALPPEFAAEYRTVAGQFGDSIETGAADFLRKHRPEWYKLLTGLADRERKLAIESLLTWEATRQYRLSCVRRILPFNPTIVGDEGWQEQLGPGDWRHMPGLDYYTQLSRFYPHSKVNFNCTSRQMIGAVNQRVFDVPACGGFLLTDYREQMEDLFDLDSEVAVYHSPEEIPERVRHYLDNTLARKNVTMAARKRILAHHTYAHRLSGMLEIMRKTFG; this is encoded by the coding sequence ATGACCAAGCTTGAATATATCGCGGAACCCGTCGAGACAGAGAACACACTCACTGACATCCGCCTGCACGTCCAAGGAAAGACCTGGCATCTCTGGGGCCGTAGCGGCACGGAGAGAGAGGCGGAACTTGCCGCCAAGGTGGAACCCGGCACCCTGCCCGTGTTGCTGGGCGCGGGGCTGGGCCATGCAGCGGAGAGCCTCCTGAAACGAGGCCTGCCTGTCGCCATCGTTGACCGGGAAGACGCCATCGACAGCGTTACCGGTTTCAGGCAACGGTTCGAGGGTAGTGAAAACCTGCTTTTGATCGACGAGCCCGATCCCCGCATGGTTTTGGAAAGGCTGTCCCTGTGGCGGGAAGAGAATGGCGGACAGCCGCTTGCACCTGTCATCCTCCCCTTGTACCTACGCCTGGACCGGGACTACTACGGAGCCCTGGCCGAGGCCCTCAAAGCGGCCGCCAAGACCGATTTCTGGTCGCAGGCTCGATATCCCAAATTCCAGGACACGACTCCGAAAGTCCTCTTTTTCGACGCCAACTACTTCCTGTGCGGGGAAATCCGCTCGGCGCTGGACAAGCTGGCAATCCCATACCGGGTCATGGAGCTTGAAGGTGGTCCCACTGGGAGCAACGCCTTCATTGAGGAGCTGCTTTCCACCGTGGTGGACTTCCGCCCCGACTTCGTGCTCACGGTCAACCACTTCGGTCTTGACCGCGAAGGGAGACTGGCCGAGTTGCTCGGTGACCTCGGCTTGCCCCTGGCCTCATGGTTCGTGGACAATCCCCACCTGATACTCCACGAGTATGCCCGCCCGGCAACGGACAATACGGCGCTCTTCACCTACGACGCGGGCAACCTGCAATTGCTCCATGACAAGGGATTTGACAACGTCCACTACCTGCCTTTGGCCACGGACCCCGACCGCTTCAAGCTCCGCTTCGGCGACACGGCTCCGCACGAATGGCCCTGCGACATTTCCTTTGTCGGCAACTCCATGGCCTCTCCCGTGGCCCGCTGCCTGGAGGACGCCGCACTGCCGCCTGAATTCGCGGCAGAGTATCGCACCGTTGCCGGACAGTTCGGCGATTCAATCGAAACCGGAGCCGCCGACTTCCTCCGGAAGCACCGTCCGGAATGGTACAAACTGCTTACGGGCCTCGCCGACCGGGAACGCAAGCTCGCCATCGAATCTCTGCTTACCTGGGAGGCCACTCGGCAATACCGGCTCTCCTGTGTCAGGAGAATTCTCCCGTTCAACCCGACCATCGTGGGTGACGAGGGATGGCAGGAGCAACTCGGCCCGGGGGACTGGCGGCATATGCCCGGCCTGGACTACTACACCCAGCTGTCGCGCTTCTATCCCCACTCCAAGGTCAACTTCAACTGCACCAGCCGCCAGATGATCGGCGCGGTCAACCAGCGTGTCTTCGACGTTCCCGCCTGCGGAGGCTTCCTGCTTACCGATTACCGGGAACAAATGGAGGACCTTTTCGACCTCGACAGCGAGGTCGCGGTCTACCATTCCCCGGAAGAGATCCCGGAGAGGGTCAGGCACTACCTCGACAACACCCTGGCGAGGAAAAACGTGACCATGGCCGCGCGCAAACGCATCCTCGCCCACCACACTTACGCGCATCGGCTCTCCGGCATGCTGGAAATCATGCGAAAGACCTTCGGCTGA
- a CDS encoding nicotinamide mononucleotide transporter, whose protein sequence is MELLLQIWGGACYLLNKVCFSRAERSLTHEQNRTWRIWSWCVYLAGLPAWVIVLVSEHNWIAATVESGGAPAMTIGLVIALRGHGREPKWLDFLARYSVILGLGLSLYDFGGITTVNQVLELCIAAGFLMGTYLMAKDKIHGYFWLMLGNVSCSALMGIQHYYILMVQQLLSLFFVVDAYRTRRNASPRQ, encoded by the coding sequence ATGGAGCTGTTGCTGCAGATATGGGGCGGAGCGTGTTATCTGCTTAACAAGGTTTGCTTTTCCCGGGCTGAACGAAGCCTAACCCACGAGCAAAATCGCACTTGGCGGATCTGGTCTTGGTGCGTGTATCTCGCGGGGCTCCCGGCATGGGTCATCGTACTTGTTTCCGAGCACAATTGGATCGCGGCAACCGTTGAGTCGGGGGGAGCGCCCGCCATGACCATAGGCCTGGTCATCGCCTTGCGTGGGCATGGCAGAGAGCCGAAGTGGCTCGATTTTCTGGCACGTTATTCGGTCATCCTCGGCCTGGGGTTGAGTCTCTATGATTTTGGCGGCATTACAACCGTCAACCAGGTGCTGGAACTCTGTATCGCCGCAGGCTTTCTCATGGGAACGTATCTTATGGCAAAGGACAAGATCCACGGATACTTCTGGCTTATGCTTGGGAATGTAAGCTGCTCTGCCTTGATGGGCATCCAGCACTACTACATCCTCATGGTGCAGCAGTTGCTGTCGCTTTTCTTTGTCGTCGACGCGTATCGGACTCGGCGAAATGCCAGCCCGAGACAATAA
- the thyX gene encoding FAD-dependent thymidylate synthase encodes MPEKKLRVEFMAMTPDALSLIYAAFRQCYHAGFVADMWPRLLSGEIDPEVQAEFVAKTMESGHDSPIEHVSMTFAAEGISRACSHQIVRHRIASYSQQSQRYVTENDMEYILPPAIARIPEARERFERFMDEVQSAYSDLRQILVDHGRKAKANEDARFVLPQAAETKIVITMNCRSLHHFFHLRCCNRAQWEVRAMADAMLAICKEKLPAIFANGGARCEQLGYCPESPKFACGKYPTREKK; translated from the coding sequence ATGCCGGAAAAGAAACTCAGGGTCGAATTCATGGCCATGACCCCCGATGCGCTGTCACTTATCTACGCCGCCTTCCGGCAGTGCTATCATGCCGGATTCGTGGCGGACATGTGGCCCCGCCTGCTGTCCGGAGAGATCGATCCCGAGGTCCAGGCCGAGTTTGTGGCCAAGACCATGGAGTCCGGCCATGATTCTCCCATCGAACATGTTTCCATGACCTTTGCGGCGGAGGGGATTTCCCGGGCCTGCTCTCACCAGATCGTGCGTCACCGCATCGCCTCCTATTCCCAGCAGAGCCAGCGCTACGTGACCGAAAACGACATGGAGTACATCCTGCCTCCGGCCATCGCTCGTATCCCCGAGGCTCGGGAGCGGTTTGAGCGGTTCATGGACGAGGTCCAGTCCGCCTATTCCGACCTTCGGCAAATCCTGGTGGACCACGGGCGCAAAGCCAAGGCCAACGAGGATGCCCGGTTCGTGCTGCCTCAGGCTGCGGAGACCAAGATCGTCATCACCATGAACTGCCGTTCCCTGCACCACTTCTTTCATTTACGTTGCTGTAACAGGGCGCAGTGGGAAGTACGTGCCATGGCCGACGCCATGCTTGCCATCTGCAAGGAGAAGCTTCCGGCCATATTCGCCAACGGCGGGGCAAGGTGCGAGCAGTTGGGTTACTGCCCGGAATCGCCGAAATTTGCCTGTGGCAAGTACCCGACGCGCGAAAAAAAATGA
- a CDS encoding flagellin: MALVINNNLMAMNAARNLGSAYGDLETSTRRLSSGLRITQASDDAAGLAVRELMRADISSLQQGIRNANDAISLIQTADGALGVIDEKLIRMKELAMQASTGTYNSDQRLIIDSEYQAMASEITRIANSTDFNGLYLLNGNLSSSTHSGAGLKATGKLKVHFGTGNDCAEDYYYIQINSATASALGVGLGAGTGAGASISTQALAQQSLDVLNNAIISKDKIRANLGALQNRLENTVTVLEIQAENTQAAESRISDVDVATEMTEFVRNQIMTQAAVSMLSQANSLPRMALSLIG; encoded by the coding sequence ATGGCTCTGGTTATTAACAACAACTTGATGGCTATGAACGCCGCACGGAACCTGGGCTCCGCGTACGGGGATCTGGAAACGTCAACCCGCCGCCTGTCCTCGGGTCTTCGCATCACCCAGGCGTCGGACGACGCGGCCGGCCTGGCCGTCCGCGAATTGATGCGCGCAGACATCAGCTCCCTGCAGCAGGGCATTCGTAACGCGAACGACGCCATCTCCCTCATCCAGACGGCTGATGGCGCCCTGGGCGTTATCGATGAAAAGCTGATCCGTATGAAGGAACTGGCAATGCAGGCCTCCACGGGTACCTACAACTCCGACCAGCGACTGATCATCGACTCCGAGTATCAGGCCATGGCTTCGGAAATCACCCGTATCGCCAACTCCACCGACTTCAACGGACTTTACCTGCTCAACGGTAACCTGTCCTCTTCCACGCACAGCGGTGCTGGCCTCAAGGCCACCGGCAAGCTGAAGGTCCACTTCGGTACCGGTAACGACTGCGCGGAAGACTACTACTACATCCAGATCAACAGTGCGACCGCTTCCGCCCTCGGCGTCGGTCTTGGTGCCGGAACCGGTGCGGGTGCATCCATTTCCACCCAGGCCCTGGCCCAGCAGTCCCTGGATGTTCTGAACAACGCGATCATCTCCAAGGATAAGATCCGCGCCAACCTCGGTGCCCTGCAGAACAGGCTGGAAAACACCGTTACCGTCCTGGAAATCCAGGCCGAGAACACCCAGGCTGCAGAGTCCCGTATCTCCGACGTCGACGTCGCCACCGAGATGACCGAGTTCGTCCGGAACCAGATCATGACCCAGGCCGCAGTCTCCATGCTGTCCCAGGCCAACTCCCTGCCGAGGATGGCTCTGTCCCTCATCGGTTAG
- the fliS gene encoding flagellar export chaperone FliS: MANPARAYLATQVETTTQGELLLMLYEAAIKFLKRAKVEIDNKDYAKKGIYISKAMAIIHELSESLNKEKGGDITPKLAQLYMFCTSQLIKANIRLDKKLVDDVIKILEGIHSAYAQIVPTADGKTPPVNAPKPARPVVPQAPPTLPTAEAKSQATPAHPQADPKQKAVPPQPAAGKPQAPPKLRTAANAAKFRAANAYNNNNS, from the coding sequence ATGGCTAACCCAGCACGGGCCTATCTTGCCACCCAGGTGGAAACCACCACCCAGGGAGAACTGTTGCTTATGCTTTACGAGGCGGCAATCAAGTTCCTCAAGCGCGCCAAGGTGGAGATAGACAACAAGGACTACGCCAAGAAGGGCATATACATATCCAAAGCCATGGCGATCATCCATGAGTTGTCCGAGAGTCTGAACAAGGAAAAGGGCGGAGACATCACACCGAAGCTCGCCCAACTTTACATGTTCTGCACCTCACAGCTGATCAAGGCGAACATCCGCCTGGACAAGAAGCTGGTGGACGATGTGATCAAGATTCTTGAAGGCATCCACTCGGCCTACGCCCAGATCGTGCCGACTGCGGACGGCAAGACTCCGCCGGTCAATGCACCAAAGCCCGCCAGGCCCGTCGTGCCCCAAGCGCCGCCCACCCTGCCAACGGCGGAGGCCAAGTCTCAGGCGACACCGGCACACCCCCAGGCAGATCCTAAGCAAAAGGCCGTTCCGCCCCAACCGGCAGCCGGCAAACCGCAGGCACCGCCCAAGCTTCGCACGGCGGCCAATGCAGCCAAATTCCGCGCAGCCAACGCCTACAACAATAACAATTCGTAG
- the dnaA gene encoding chromosomal replication initiator protein DnaA: protein MMKTAWKQIERSLEKSLNPGVYTVWIKPLQGKVEGNRLSLVAPNDFVANWVRDRLLQVIREVASHVIGCDPRITITASTEKRVAPVVKSVPAKSLNAGSAELGLPLVETPKVIATRNWRFSFDDFVVGPSNELACAASKSISDAAFTSDHLFLSSAPGLGKTHLLQSVGNALCSASNRRAPRVACLSSEEFATRMVLAFKARKIDEFKAQFRENIDMLLLEDVHFFQGKEKMQEELLCTLTALRERGCKVVLTSPFMPKELNGVDSRLVSRFCSGFLAHINRPDMETRRRIVQEKARKLQVSVPVEVTELLAERITSDIRQLESCLNNMVLKARLLNRAVTLNLAWEVLDNYAVQNATPDFAHIIEFICKSYSLSEDELKSKSRKRQIVLARNTAFYLARKHTELSLKSIGERLGRRHSTVLKGITKVEREISLQTPLGRQIEKTTERLAP from the coding sequence ATGATGAAGACTGCGTGGAAGCAAATAGAACGCTCGTTGGAGAAGAGCCTGAACCCCGGGGTATACACCGTCTGGATCAAGCCGTTGCAGGGAAAGGTTGAAGGAAATCGCCTCTCTCTGGTCGCCCCGAACGATTTCGTCGCCAACTGGGTCAGGGACCGTCTCCTTCAGGTGATTCGCGAGGTCGCCTCTCATGTCATTGGCTGCGATCCCAGGATCACCATTACCGCGAGCACCGAGAAACGCGTCGCTCCCGTAGTTAAATCCGTACCGGCCAAATCCCTGAATGCGGGGTCCGCCGAGCTGGGCTTGCCTCTAGTGGAAACGCCAAAGGTCATCGCGACCCGGAACTGGCGTTTTTCTTTTGACGATTTTGTGGTCGGGCCCAGTAATGAACTGGCCTGCGCCGCAAGCAAGTCCATCTCCGATGCGGCTTTTACCTCGGATCATCTTTTTCTCAGTTCGGCCCCCGGCCTGGGCAAGACGCATCTGTTGCAGTCGGTGGGCAATGCCCTTTGCAGCGCAAGCAACCGTCGGGCTCCGCGAGTGGCCTGCCTCTCCTCCGAGGAGTTCGCCACGCGCATGGTACTCGCCTTCAAGGCACGCAAGATCGACGAGTTCAAGGCGCAGTTCCGAGAGAATATCGACATGCTTCTGCTGGAGGATGTCCATTTCTTCCAGGGAAAGGAGAAGATGCAGGAGGAACTGCTCTGCACGCTTACGGCGTTGCGTGAGCGGGGCTGCAAGGTGGTGCTGACCAGCCCCTTTATGCCCAAGGAACTCAACGGCGTGGACAGTCGTCTGGTTTCCCGGTTCTGTTCCGGTTTCTTGGCGCATATCAACCGCCCGGACATGGAGACCCGACGCCGTATCGTACAGGAAAAGGCGCGCAAGCTTCAGGTGTCCGTCCCGGTGGAGGTCACCGAGTTGCTGGCCGAGCGCATCACTTCTGACATTCGCCAGCTGGAATCCTGCCTGAACAACATGGTGCTCAAGGCGCGGCTGCTCAACCGAGCCGTTACCCTGAACCTGGCCTGGGAAGTGCTCGACAACTACGCGGTGCAGAATGCCACGCCCGACTTCGCGCACATCATTGAATTTATCTGCAAGAGCTACTCCCTGTCAGAGGATGAGCTCAAATCCAAGAGCCGCAAGCGCCAGATTGTCCTGGCCCGCAATACCGCCTTCTATCTGGCGCGGAAGCACACCGAGCTCTCTCTCAAATCCATCGGCGAACGCCTTGGCCGGAGACATTCCACGGTGCTCAAGGGCATCACCAAGGTCGAGCGGGAGATTTCGCTCCAGACACCGTTGGGCCGCCAGATCGAGAAGACCACCGAGCGACTCGCTCCCTAA
- the fliD gene encoding flagellar filament capping protein FliD: protein MADSTYTSGAINFTGLGNGTDFSQLIDGLVDAEMTRVTRLENWKASWETKNEQFKALNTQMLSLKTTLEGFDTMREFMAKSVNSSDSTLLTATATSDAQEASHNIEVGQLATNDVLITASGASSLDTAITSSTTSFTFSYAGETITLSNISAGTTLSGFVNIINNHADSRDKIRASTIFDGSVYHLQLNGMDQGSDNQLYISDAGSMIFGASDFDETQNAVNAQIRVNGFPASNSGWIERDTNVIDDVIEGITLNLNDSEAGTNVKLNVVTDTEGIKENVRTFIDQVNVIRAQIQALTEVDEEGEGSILTGNYGVDIVGQNLKNITAELGKGFVNWNQDNLTGDKYAALSQLGILTDAEEGSTTYGLLKLDEEIFDEALADDPEGVAELFSANNLLASQSPDFTLTSIVDGTTEAGIYDIQIVSDGSGITSATINGEAAKISGWEITGLSGSALGMAIRLDNTGAGTYSGTVSIKQGKVGEMIDELADLTKPFNEYTYEGGPLAVLQNNYKDIMDSIDKKIDYETTRIEKMERTMKEKYARLDSLLGQYELQQGQLEAALNQLA from the coding sequence ATGGCAGATTCTACGTACACTTCAGGAGCAATCAACTTCACCGGGCTGGGAAACGGCACCGACTTCAGTCAGCTCATCGACGGCCTCGTCGATGCGGAGATGACACGTGTCACCCGCCTGGAAAACTGGAAGGCGAGTTGGGAAACCAAGAACGAACAGTTCAAGGCGCTCAACACGCAGATGCTCTCCCTCAAGACTACTCTTGAGGGGTTTGACACCATGCGCGAGTTCATGGCCAAGTCCGTCAACTCGTCCGACTCTACCCTGCTCACTGCCACTGCCACCAGCGACGCCCAGGAAGCCTCCCACAACATAGAAGTAGGCCAACTCGCCACCAACGACGTTCTGATCACCGCCTCGGGGGCATCCTCACTGGATACGGCCATCACCTCGTCCACCACATCCTTCACCTTCTCCTATGCCGGCGAAACAATCACCCTGAGTAACATCAGCGCGGGGACGACTCTGTCAGGATTCGTCAACATCATAAACAACCACGCGGATTCACGTGATAAAATTCGGGCCTCGACTATCTTCGACGGGTCGGTATACCACCTCCAGCTCAACGGCATGGACCAGGGCAGCGACAACCAACTCTACATTTCCGACGCCGGCTCCATGATCTTCGGCGCGTCCGACTTCGACGAGACCCAGAACGCGGTCAACGCCCAGATCAGGGTCAACGGATTCCCAGCCTCCAACAGCGGTTGGATCGAGCGGGACACCAATGTCATCGACGACGTCATCGAGGGAATAACTCTCAACCTGAACGATTCCGAGGCAGGCACCAACGTCAAGCTCAATGTGGTTACTGACACCGAGGGCATCAAGGAAAACGTCAGGACCTTCATAGACCAGGTGAACGTCATCAGGGCGCAGATCCAGGCCCTCACCGAGGTGGACGAGGAAGGAGAGGGGTCCATCCTGACCGGCAACTACGGCGTGGACATAGTTGGCCAGAATCTCAAGAACATCACCGCTGAGCTCGGCAAGGGCTTTGTCAACTGGAATCAAGACAACCTGACTGGAGACAAGTACGCCGCCCTGTCCCAACTCGGCATTCTCACCGACGCCGAAGAAGGGTCCACGACATACGGCCTGCTCAAGCTTGACGAGGAGATTTTCGACGAAGCCCTGGCGGATGACCCGGAAGGCGTGGCCGAACTTTTCTCTGCCAACAACCTGCTGGCAAGCCAGTCTCCGGACTTCACCCTTACCTCGATCGTCGACGGGACCACCGAGGCCGGCATCTATGACATTCAGATTGTCAGCGACGGCAGCGGCATCACCAGTGCCACCATCAACGGCGAGGCAGCCAAGATCTCCGGATGGGAAATCACCGGCCTTTCAGGCTCGGCCCTGGGTATGGCCATACGCCTGGACAACACCGGAGCGGGCACCTATAGCGGCACGGTTTCCATCAAGCAGGGCAAAGTCGGGGAAATGATCGACGAGCTGGCCGACCTGACCAAGCCGTTCAACGAGTACACCTATGAAGGCGGACCGCTCGCCGTCCTGCAGAACAACTATAAGGATATCATGGACTCCATCGACAAAAAGATCGATTACGAGACAACTCGAATCGAGAAGATGGAGCGAACCATGAAGGAAAAGTATGCCAGGTTGGATTCCCTGCTCGGGCAATACGAACTGCAGCAAGGGCAGCTTGAGGCCGCCCTCAACCAACTTGCATAG